The Methanofollis sp. genome includes the window CGGAGGGGACAAGGTTCCTGAACGCGACGAAGACCACGAACGCCATCCCGATGAAGGAGAAGATCAGGGCGATGAAGGCCTGCTGCTGGAGGGTGCTCCCGAATGCCTCGCCGATCTGGTCGACCTTTGCATCAGGGTAGCGTTCCAGGACCATTTCGGTGAGCGCCTGCGCCTGATCGTCGTCCATGGGGCCGAACCTGACGTACTTGCCGCCATCGAGCCCCTCACCGACATCAGTCAGGGGGAATCCTGCGAAATATTCCTTAATCTCATCAATACTGTCGTCGGTGATGACGGTGACGGCAGTGCCGCCTGCAAAGTCGATGCCGGGAGTTAACGGCATCCCTGTGCTCAGCCAGTTAAAAGTAAGGAGGCCGAGCGCCAGGAGAAGCAGAACGAGTGGTATC containing:
- a CDS encoding protein translocase subunit SecF translates to MPLVLLLLALGLLTFNWLSTGMPLTPGIDFAGGTAVTVITDDSIDEIKEYFAGFPLTDVGEGLDGGKYVRFGPMDDDQAQALTEMVLERYPDAKVDQIGEAFGSTLQQQAFIALIFSFIGMAFVVFVAFRNLVPSVAVVLSAFSDIAITAAIMSLIGIPLTLPTTAALLMLIGYSVDSDILLTTRVLKRQGKTEDKFAGAYRTGIIMTTTTMAAVAAMFAVTAFGGVEVIAQISAVLLVGLFVDLMNTWVLNVGILRAYVTRNGRHA